A portion of the Lathamus discolor isolate bLatDis1 chromosome 5, bLatDis1.hap1, whole genome shotgun sequence genome contains these proteins:
- the PTK2B gene encoding protein-tyrosine kinase 2-beta isoform X1 has translation MSTIPEALGRPRSSSSRSLAGTLEATIGMGTLEMDKEEMRILKVCFYSNSFNMGKNFKLVKCPVTTEIREVIRSILVSGRIGPDIKLAECYGLRLKHVKSDEIHWLHPDLTVGEVQEKYECLHLEAEWRYDLQIRYLPEDFIERFKEDRTTLLYFYQQLRSEYMQNYASKVSEGMALQLGCLELRRFYKDMPQNALDKKSNFEFLEKEVGLDLFFPRQMQENLKPKQFRKMIQQTFQQYALLREEECILKFLHTLASFANIDQESYRCELIQGWNITVDLVIGPKGIRQMTSKEAKPTCLAEFKHIKSIKCSSVEEGRAVLQLGLSGTPQSLAIKTASLAEAENMADLIDGYCRLQGDLETSLIIFPRREREKRISLPQIPAPHLEERQSTLSDSMSVDSDIYCEIPDESSRPRSGVQHYGISREDVTLGRILGEGFFGEVYEGIYTTPKGERINVAVKTCKKDCSPENKDKFLSEAVLMKKLDHPHIVKLIGIAEEEPTWIIMELYPYGELGQYLEQNKHCLTVPVLILYALQISKALAYLEAINCVHRDIAVRNILVASPECVKLGDFGLSRYIEDEEYYKASVTRLPIKWMSPESINFRRFTTASDVWMFAVCMWEILSYGKQPFFWLENKDVIGVLERGDRLPKPDLCPPVLYTLMTRCWDYDPSERPKFKDLVCSLSDIYLTEKELAKDQERNNRHRPPKIMEPPSFQEPPPKPSRPRYKPPPQSNLLAPKLQFQVPEGLCASSPTLTSPIEYQSPANSLHTPPLNRHNVLKRHSMREEDFLRPSSREEAQKLWEMERLKMRQVLDKQQKQMVEDYQWLRQEEKSLDPTVFMNNNSPLLLPEKEMDYNGIAEFTGPPQKPPRLGAQQSIHPAPTANLDRTDDMVYSNVMDLVRAVLQLKNEIGLLPPEGYILVVKNVGLSLRKLIGSVDEILPVLPAASRTEIEGTQKLLNKDLADLINKMRLAQQNAITSLSEECKRQMLTASHTLAVDAKNLLDAVDQAKVQANLVKLCLE, from the exons ATGTCCACCATCCCCGAGGCACTGGGTCGCCCGCGGAGCAGCTCCTCCCGCAGCCTGGCCGGGACGCTGGAGGCCACCATAGGTATGGGGACGTTGGAGATGGACAAGGAGGAGATGCGCATCCTCAAGGTCTGCTTCTACAGCAACAGCTTCAACATGGGCAAGAACTTCAAGCTGGTGAAGTGCCCTGTGACAACGGAGATCCGG GAGGTGATCAGGTCCATCCTGGTGAGTGGCCGCATTGGGCCTGACATCAAGCTGGCTGAGTGCTATGGGCTGCGGCTGAAGCACGTGAAGTCAGATGAGATCCACTGGCTGCACCCGGACCTCACGGTGGGCGAGGTGCAGGAGAAGTACGAGTGCCTGCACCTGGAGGCCGAGTGGAG GTATGATCTCCAGATCCGCTATCTGCCAGAGGATTTCATAGAGCGCTTCAAAGAAGACAGGACCACCTTGCTCTACTTCTACCAGCAG CTCCGGAGCGAGTACATGCAGAATTACGCCAGCAAGGTGAGCGAAGGCATGGCCCTGCAGCTGGGCTGCCTTGAGCTCAG GAGATTTTATAAGGACATGCCTCAGAACGCTCTGGATAAGAAATCCAACTTCGAGTTCCTGGA GAAGGAGGTGGGTCTGGACCTCTTCTTCCCCAGACAGATGCAGGAGAACCTGAAG CCCAAGCAGTTCCGGAAGATGATCCAGCAGACCTTCCAGCAGTACGCGCTGCTGCGGGAGGAGGAATGCATCCTCAAGTTCCTCCACACCCTCGCCAGCTTCGCCAACATCGACCAGGAGAGCTACCGCTGCGAGCTCATC CAAGGGTGGAACATCACAGTGGACCTGGTCATTGGACCCAAGGGCATTCGGCAGATGACGAGCAAGGAGGCCAAG CCCACGTGCTTGGCTGAGTTCAAGCACATCAAGTCCATCAAGTGCTCCAGTGTGGAAGAGGGccgggctgtgctgcagctggggctcAGTGGCACCCCCCAG TCCCTGGCTATCAAGACAGCTTCTCTGGCTGAGGCGGAGAACATGGCTGACCTCATTGATGGCTACTGCCGGCTGCAAGGGGACTTGGAAACCTCCCTCATCATCTTCCCCAGGAGAG AGCGAGAGAAGAGGATCAGCCTTCCCCAGATCCCAGCCCC gcACCTGGAGGAGAGGCAGTCCACACTGTCAGACAGCATGAGTGTGG ACTCTGATATTTATTGTGAAATCCCTGATGAGTCCTCAAGACCGAGGTCTGGAG TCCAGCACTATGGGATCTCCCGGGAGGACGTTACATTGGGCAGGATCCTTGGAGAAGGTTTCTTCGGAGAGGTCTACGAGGGGATCTACACCACCCCG AAAGGGGAACGGATTAACGTGGCTGTGAAGACCTGCAAGAAGGACTGCAGCCCGGAGAACAAGGACAAGTTCCTGAGTGAAGCGG TGTTGATGAAGAAGCTGGACCATCCCCATATCGTGAAGCTCATCGGCATCGCAGAAGAAGAGCCCACCTGGATCATCATGGAGCTCTATCCCTACGGAGAG CTGGGGCAGTACCTGGAGCAGAACAAGCACTGCCTCACTGTGCCCGTGCTCATCCTCTACGCGCTGCAGATCAGCAAAGCTCTGGCCTACCTGGAGGCCATCAACTGCGTGCACAG GGATATTGCCGTGAGGAACATCCTGGTGGCCTCCCCAGAATGTGTGAAGCTGGGAGACTTTGGGCTCTCCAGGTACATTGAGGATGAGGAGTACTATAAAG CATCTGTCACTCGCCTCCCCATCAAGTGGATGTCCCCCGAGTCCATCAACTTCCGACGCTTTACGACGGCCAGTGACGTCTGGATGTTTG CTGTGTGCATGTGGGAGATCCTCAGCTATGGCAAGCAGCCCTTCTTCTGGCTGGAGAACAAGGATGTGAtaggggtgctggagaggggcgACCGCCTGCCCAAGCCTGACCTCTGCCCCCCCGTCCTCTACACACTCATGACGCGCTGCTGGGACTATGACCCCAGTGAAAGGCCTAAGTTCAAGGACTTGGTTTGCAGCTTGAG TGACATTTACCTGACGGAGAAGGAGCTGGCCAAGGACCAGGAGAGGAACAACCGCCACCGGCCTCCCAAAATCATGGAGCCGCCGTCCTTCCAGGAGCCACCTCCAAAG CCCAGCAGACCCAGGTACAAGCCACCACCTCAGAGCAATCTCCTGGCTCCCAAGCTGCAGTTCCAG GTGCCTGAGGGTCTGTGTGCCAGCTCCCCTACACTCACCAGCCCCATCGAGTACCAGTCTCCAGCCAACTCCCTGCACACCCCACCACTCAACCGCCACAACGTCTTGAAGCGCCACAGCATGAGG GAGGAGGACTTCCTCCgtcccagcagcagggaggaggcgCAGAAGCTCTGGGAGATGGAGAGGCTCAAGATGCGGCAGGTCCTGgacaagcagcagaagcagatggTGGAGGACTACCAGTGGCTGCGGCAGGAGGAGAAGTCCCTG GACCCAACAGTGTTTATGAACAACAACTCTCCTCTG CTGCTCCCGGAGAAGGAGATGGATTACA ATGGCATAGCGGAGTTCACGGGCCCCCCCCAGAAGCCTCCAAGACTCGGGGCACAG CAGTCCATCCACCCGGCCCCCACTGCCAACCTGGACCGCACGGATGACATGGTGTACAGCAACGTCATGGACCTGGTgcgggctgtgctgcagctgaagaacGAGATCGGCCTCCTGCCTCCAGAGGGGTACATCCTCGTGGTGAAG AACGTGGGCCTGTCCCTGCGGAAGCTGATCGGCAGCGTCGATGAGATCCTGCCTGTCCTGCCCGCTGCCTCCCGCACTGAG ATCGAGGGGACCCAGAAGCTGCTCAACAAGGACTTGGCTGACCTCATCAACAAGATGCGCCTGGCGCAGCAGAACGCCATCACCTCGCTGAGCGAGGAGTGCAAGCGGCAGATGCTGACGGCCTCCCACACCCTGGCTGTGGATGCCAAGAACCTCCTGGATGCTGTGGACCAAGCCAAGGTCCAGGCCAACCTGGTGAAGCTGTGCTTGGAGTGA
- the PTK2B gene encoding protein-tyrosine kinase 2-beta isoform X2, translating into MSTIPEALGRPRSSSSRSLAGTLEATIGMGTLEMDKEEMRILKVCFYSNSFNMGKNFKLVKCPVTTEIREVIRSILVSGRIGPDIKLAECYGLRLKHVKSDEIHWLHPDLTVGEVQEKYECLHLEAEWRYDLQIRYLPEDFIERFKEDRTTLLYFYQQLRSEYMQNYASKVSEGMALQLGCLELRRFYKDMPQNALDKKSNFEFLEKEVGLDLFFPRQMQENLKPKQFRKMIQQTFQQYALLREEECILKFLHTLASFANIDQESYRCELIQGWNITVDLVIGPKGIRQMTSKEAKPTCLAEFKHIKSIKCSSVEEGRAVLQLGLSGTPQSLAIKTASLAEAENMADLIDGYCRLQGDLETSLIIFPRREREKRISLPQIPAPHLEERQSTLSDSMSVDSDIYCEIPDESSRPRSGVQHYGISREDVTLGRILGEGFFGEVYEGIYTTPKGERINVAVKTCKKDCSPENKDKFLSEAVLMKKLDHPHIVKLIGIAEEEPTWIIMELYPYGELGQYLEQNKHCLTVPVLILYALQISKALAYLEAINCVHRDIAVRNILVASPECVKLGDFGLSRYIEDEEYYKASVTRLPIKWMSPESINFRRFTTASDVWMFAVCMWEILSYGKQPFFWLENKDVIGVLERGDRLPKPDLCPPVLYTLMTRCWDYDPSERPKFKDLVCSLSDIYLTEKELAKDQERNNRHRPPKIMEPPSFQEPPPKPSRPRYKPPPQSNLLAPKLQFQVPEGLCASSPTLTSPIEYQSPANSLHTPPLNRHNVLKRHSMREEDFLRPSSREEAQKLWEMERLKMRQVLDKQQKQMVEDYQWLRQEEKSLDPTVFMNNNSPLLLPEKEMDYTEFTGPPQKPPRLGAQQSIHPAPTANLDRTDDMVYSNVMDLVRAVLQLKNEIGLLPPEGYILVVKNVGLSLRKLIGSVDEILPVLPAASRTEIEGTQKLLNKDLADLINKMRLAQQNAITSLSEECKRQMLTASHTLAVDAKNLLDAVDQAKVQANLVKLCLE; encoded by the exons ATGTCCACCATCCCCGAGGCACTGGGTCGCCCGCGGAGCAGCTCCTCCCGCAGCCTGGCCGGGACGCTGGAGGCCACCATAGGTATGGGGACGTTGGAGATGGACAAGGAGGAGATGCGCATCCTCAAGGTCTGCTTCTACAGCAACAGCTTCAACATGGGCAAGAACTTCAAGCTGGTGAAGTGCCCTGTGACAACGGAGATCCGG GAGGTGATCAGGTCCATCCTGGTGAGTGGCCGCATTGGGCCTGACATCAAGCTGGCTGAGTGCTATGGGCTGCGGCTGAAGCACGTGAAGTCAGATGAGATCCACTGGCTGCACCCGGACCTCACGGTGGGCGAGGTGCAGGAGAAGTACGAGTGCCTGCACCTGGAGGCCGAGTGGAG GTATGATCTCCAGATCCGCTATCTGCCAGAGGATTTCATAGAGCGCTTCAAAGAAGACAGGACCACCTTGCTCTACTTCTACCAGCAG CTCCGGAGCGAGTACATGCAGAATTACGCCAGCAAGGTGAGCGAAGGCATGGCCCTGCAGCTGGGCTGCCTTGAGCTCAG GAGATTTTATAAGGACATGCCTCAGAACGCTCTGGATAAGAAATCCAACTTCGAGTTCCTGGA GAAGGAGGTGGGTCTGGACCTCTTCTTCCCCAGACAGATGCAGGAGAACCTGAAG CCCAAGCAGTTCCGGAAGATGATCCAGCAGACCTTCCAGCAGTACGCGCTGCTGCGGGAGGAGGAATGCATCCTCAAGTTCCTCCACACCCTCGCCAGCTTCGCCAACATCGACCAGGAGAGCTACCGCTGCGAGCTCATC CAAGGGTGGAACATCACAGTGGACCTGGTCATTGGACCCAAGGGCATTCGGCAGATGACGAGCAAGGAGGCCAAG CCCACGTGCTTGGCTGAGTTCAAGCACATCAAGTCCATCAAGTGCTCCAGTGTGGAAGAGGGccgggctgtgctgcagctggggctcAGTGGCACCCCCCAG TCCCTGGCTATCAAGACAGCTTCTCTGGCTGAGGCGGAGAACATGGCTGACCTCATTGATGGCTACTGCCGGCTGCAAGGGGACTTGGAAACCTCCCTCATCATCTTCCCCAGGAGAG AGCGAGAGAAGAGGATCAGCCTTCCCCAGATCCCAGCCCC gcACCTGGAGGAGAGGCAGTCCACACTGTCAGACAGCATGAGTGTGG ACTCTGATATTTATTGTGAAATCCCTGATGAGTCCTCAAGACCGAGGTCTGGAG TCCAGCACTATGGGATCTCCCGGGAGGACGTTACATTGGGCAGGATCCTTGGAGAAGGTTTCTTCGGAGAGGTCTACGAGGGGATCTACACCACCCCG AAAGGGGAACGGATTAACGTGGCTGTGAAGACCTGCAAGAAGGACTGCAGCCCGGAGAACAAGGACAAGTTCCTGAGTGAAGCGG TGTTGATGAAGAAGCTGGACCATCCCCATATCGTGAAGCTCATCGGCATCGCAGAAGAAGAGCCCACCTGGATCATCATGGAGCTCTATCCCTACGGAGAG CTGGGGCAGTACCTGGAGCAGAACAAGCACTGCCTCACTGTGCCCGTGCTCATCCTCTACGCGCTGCAGATCAGCAAAGCTCTGGCCTACCTGGAGGCCATCAACTGCGTGCACAG GGATATTGCCGTGAGGAACATCCTGGTGGCCTCCCCAGAATGTGTGAAGCTGGGAGACTTTGGGCTCTCCAGGTACATTGAGGATGAGGAGTACTATAAAG CATCTGTCACTCGCCTCCCCATCAAGTGGATGTCCCCCGAGTCCATCAACTTCCGACGCTTTACGACGGCCAGTGACGTCTGGATGTTTG CTGTGTGCATGTGGGAGATCCTCAGCTATGGCAAGCAGCCCTTCTTCTGGCTGGAGAACAAGGATGTGAtaggggtgctggagaggggcgACCGCCTGCCCAAGCCTGACCTCTGCCCCCCCGTCCTCTACACACTCATGACGCGCTGCTGGGACTATGACCCCAGTGAAAGGCCTAAGTTCAAGGACTTGGTTTGCAGCTTGAG TGACATTTACCTGACGGAGAAGGAGCTGGCCAAGGACCAGGAGAGGAACAACCGCCACCGGCCTCCCAAAATCATGGAGCCGCCGTCCTTCCAGGAGCCACCTCCAAAG CCCAGCAGACCCAGGTACAAGCCACCACCTCAGAGCAATCTCCTGGCTCCCAAGCTGCAGTTCCAG GTGCCTGAGGGTCTGTGTGCCAGCTCCCCTACACTCACCAGCCCCATCGAGTACCAGTCTCCAGCCAACTCCCTGCACACCCCACCACTCAACCGCCACAACGTCTTGAAGCGCCACAGCATGAGG GAGGAGGACTTCCTCCgtcccagcagcagggaggaggcgCAGAAGCTCTGGGAGATGGAGAGGCTCAAGATGCGGCAGGTCCTGgacaagcagcagaagcagatggTGGAGGACTACCAGTGGCTGCGGCAGGAGGAGAAGTCCCTG GACCCAACAGTGTTTATGAACAACAACTCTCCTCTG CTGCTCCCGGAGAAGGAGATGGATTACA CGGAGTTCACGGGCCCCCCCCAGAAGCCTCCAAGACTCGGGGCACAG CAGTCCATCCACCCGGCCCCCACTGCCAACCTGGACCGCACGGATGACATGGTGTACAGCAACGTCATGGACCTGGTgcgggctgtgctgcagctgaagaacGAGATCGGCCTCCTGCCTCCAGAGGGGTACATCCTCGTGGTGAAG AACGTGGGCCTGTCCCTGCGGAAGCTGATCGGCAGCGTCGATGAGATCCTGCCTGTCCTGCCCGCTGCCTCCCGCACTGAG ATCGAGGGGACCCAGAAGCTGCTCAACAAGGACTTGGCTGACCTCATCAACAAGATGCGCCTGGCGCAGCAGAACGCCATCACCTCGCTGAGCGAGGAGTGCAAGCGGCAGATGCTGACGGCCTCCCACACCCTGGCTGTGGATGCCAAGAACCTCCTGGATGCTGTGGACCAAGCCAAGGTCCAGGCCAACCTGGTGAAGCTGTGCTTGGAGTGA
- the PTK2B gene encoding protein-tyrosine kinase 2-beta isoform X4 gives MSTIPEALGRPRSSSSRSLAGTLEATIGMGTLEMDKEEMRILKVCFYSNSFNMGKNFKLVKCPVTTEIREVIRSILVSGRIGPDIKLAECYGLRLKHVKSDEIHWLHPDLTVGEVQEKYECLHLEAEWRYDLQIRYLPEDFIERFKEDRTTLLYFYQQLRSEYMQNYASKVSEGMALQLGCLELRRFYKDMPQNALDKKSNFEFLEKEVGLDLFFPRQMQENLKPKQFRKMIQQTFQQYALLREEECILKFLHTLASFANIDQESYRCELIQGWNITVDLVIGPKGIRQMTSKEAKPTCLAEFKHIKSIKCSSVEEGRAVLQLGLSGTPQSLAIKTASLAEAENMADLIDGYCRLQGDLETSLIIFPRREREKRISLPQIPAPHLEERQSTLSDSMSVDSDIYCEIPDESSRPRSGVQHYGISREDVTLGRILGEGFFGEVYEGIYTTPKGERINVAVKTCKKDCSPENKDKFLSEAVLMKKLDHPHIVKLIGIAEEEPTWIIMELYPYGELGQYLEQNKHCLTVPVLILYALQISKALAYLEAINCVHRDIAVRNILVASPECVKLGDFGLSRYIEDEEYYKASVTRLPIKWMSPESINFRRFTTASDVWMFAVCMWEILSYGKQPFFWLENKDVIGVLERGDRLPKPDLCPPVLYTLMTRCWDYDPSERPKFKDLVCSLSDIYLTEKELAKDQERNNRHRPPKIMEPPSFQEPPPKPSRPRYKPPPQSNLLAPKLQFQEEDFLRPSSREEAQKLWEMERLKMRQVLDKQQKQMVEDYQWLRQEEKSLDPTVFMNNNSPLLLPEKEMDYTEFTGPPQKPPRLGAQQSIHPAPTANLDRTDDMVYSNVMDLVRAVLQLKNEIGLLPPEGYILVVKNVGLSLRKLIGSVDEILPVLPAASRTEIEGTQKLLNKDLADLINKMRLAQQNAITSLSEECKRQMLTASHTLAVDAKNLLDAVDQAKVQANLVKLCLE, from the exons ATGTCCACCATCCCCGAGGCACTGGGTCGCCCGCGGAGCAGCTCCTCCCGCAGCCTGGCCGGGACGCTGGAGGCCACCATAGGTATGGGGACGTTGGAGATGGACAAGGAGGAGATGCGCATCCTCAAGGTCTGCTTCTACAGCAACAGCTTCAACATGGGCAAGAACTTCAAGCTGGTGAAGTGCCCTGTGACAACGGAGATCCGG GAGGTGATCAGGTCCATCCTGGTGAGTGGCCGCATTGGGCCTGACATCAAGCTGGCTGAGTGCTATGGGCTGCGGCTGAAGCACGTGAAGTCAGATGAGATCCACTGGCTGCACCCGGACCTCACGGTGGGCGAGGTGCAGGAGAAGTACGAGTGCCTGCACCTGGAGGCCGAGTGGAG GTATGATCTCCAGATCCGCTATCTGCCAGAGGATTTCATAGAGCGCTTCAAAGAAGACAGGACCACCTTGCTCTACTTCTACCAGCAG CTCCGGAGCGAGTACATGCAGAATTACGCCAGCAAGGTGAGCGAAGGCATGGCCCTGCAGCTGGGCTGCCTTGAGCTCAG GAGATTTTATAAGGACATGCCTCAGAACGCTCTGGATAAGAAATCCAACTTCGAGTTCCTGGA GAAGGAGGTGGGTCTGGACCTCTTCTTCCCCAGACAGATGCAGGAGAACCTGAAG CCCAAGCAGTTCCGGAAGATGATCCAGCAGACCTTCCAGCAGTACGCGCTGCTGCGGGAGGAGGAATGCATCCTCAAGTTCCTCCACACCCTCGCCAGCTTCGCCAACATCGACCAGGAGAGCTACCGCTGCGAGCTCATC CAAGGGTGGAACATCACAGTGGACCTGGTCATTGGACCCAAGGGCATTCGGCAGATGACGAGCAAGGAGGCCAAG CCCACGTGCTTGGCTGAGTTCAAGCACATCAAGTCCATCAAGTGCTCCAGTGTGGAAGAGGGccgggctgtgctgcagctggggctcAGTGGCACCCCCCAG TCCCTGGCTATCAAGACAGCTTCTCTGGCTGAGGCGGAGAACATGGCTGACCTCATTGATGGCTACTGCCGGCTGCAAGGGGACTTGGAAACCTCCCTCATCATCTTCCCCAGGAGAG AGCGAGAGAAGAGGATCAGCCTTCCCCAGATCCCAGCCCC gcACCTGGAGGAGAGGCAGTCCACACTGTCAGACAGCATGAGTGTGG ACTCTGATATTTATTGTGAAATCCCTGATGAGTCCTCAAGACCGAGGTCTGGAG TCCAGCACTATGGGATCTCCCGGGAGGACGTTACATTGGGCAGGATCCTTGGAGAAGGTTTCTTCGGAGAGGTCTACGAGGGGATCTACACCACCCCG AAAGGGGAACGGATTAACGTGGCTGTGAAGACCTGCAAGAAGGACTGCAGCCCGGAGAACAAGGACAAGTTCCTGAGTGAAGCGG TGTTGATGAAGAAGCTGGACCATCCCCATATCGTGAAGCTCATCGGCATCGCAGAAGAAGAGCCCACCTGGATCATCATGGAGCTCTATCCCTACGGAGAG CTGGGGCAGTACCTGGAGCAGAACAAGCACTGCCTCACTGTGCCCGTGCTCATCCTCTACGCGCTGCAGATCAGCAAAGCTCTGGCCTACCTGGAGGCCATCAACTGCGTGCACAG GGATATTGCCGTGAGGAACATCCTGGTGGCCTCCCCAGAATGTGTGAAGCTGGGAGACTTTGGGCTCTCCAGGTACATTGAGGATGAGGAGTACTATAAAG CATCTGTCACTCGCCTCCCCATCAAGTGGATGTCCCCCGAGTCCATCAACTTCCGACGCTTTACGACGGCCAGTGACGTCTGGATGTTTG CTGTGTGCATGTGGGAGATCCTCAGCTATGGCAAGCAGCCCTTCTTCTGGCTGGAGAACAAGGATGTGAtaggggtgctggagaggggcgACCGCCTGCCCAAGCCTGACCTCTGCCCCCCCGTCCTCTACACACTCATGACGCGCTGCTGGGACTATGACCCCAGTGAAAGGCCTAAGTTCAAGGACTTGGTTTGCAGCTTGAG TGACATTTACCTGACGGAGAAGGAGCTGGCCAAGGACCAGGAGAGGAACAACCGCCACCGGCCTCCCAAAATCATGGAGCCGCCGTCCTTCCAGGAGCCACCTCCAAAG CCCAGCAGACCCAGGTACAAGCCACCACCTCAGAGCAATCTCCTGGCTCCCAAGCTGCAGTTCCAG GAGGAGGACTTCCTCCgtcccagcagcagggaggaggcgCAGAAGCTCTGGGAGATGGAGAGGCTCAAGATGCGGCAGGTCCTGgacaagcagcagaagcagatggTGGAGGACTACCAGTGGCTGCGGCAGGAGGAGAAGTCCCTG GACCCAACAGTGTTTATGAACAACAACTCTCCTCTG CTGCTCCCGGAGAAGGAGATGGATTACA CGGAGTTCACGGGCCCCCCCCAGAAGCCTCCAAGACTCGGGGCACAG CAGTCCATCCACCCGGCCCCCACTGCCAACCTGGACCGCACGGATGACATGGTGTACAGCAACGTCATGGACCTGGTgcgggctgtgctgcagctgaagaacGAGATCGGCCTCCTGCCTCCAGAGGGGTACATCCTCGTGGTGAAG AACGTGGGCCTGTCCCTGCGGAAGCTGATCGGCAGCGTCGATGAGATCCTGCCTGTCCTGCCCGCTGCCTCCCGCACTGAG ATCGAGGGGACCCAGAAGCTGCTCAACAAGGACTTGGCTGACCTCATCAACAAGATGCGCCTGGCGCAGCAGAACGCCATCACCTCGCTGAGCGAGGAGTGCAAGCGGCAGATGCTGACGGCCTCCCACACCCTGGCTGTGGATGCCAAGAACCTCCTGGATGCTGTGGACCAAGCCAAGGTCCAGGCCAACCTGGTGAAGCTGTGCTTGGAGTGA